A single Methanobrevibacter boviskoreani JH1 DNA region contains:
- a CDS encoding DUF308 domain-containing protein, with protein MERNMLFSIIAVILGIIILIFPAFGVAAVSAIIGLAFLFVGIVTLLFSYQTSRLAGPYSTLGMILGILIAIFGLILIFDPAVFVFLASFFVYIAGIILIIIGIMAALESVLPGSRYMGVSSIVLGIIYFICGYFIGDARVLGFLIGLWLLITGIIGISQSN; from the coding sequence ATGGAAAGGAATATGTTATTTAGTATAATCGCAGTAATACTTGGTATAATAATTTTAATATTCCCTGCATTTGGTGTTGCGGCAGTTTCCGCTATTATCGGTTTAGCATTTCTATTTGTTGGAATTGTTACCTTGTTGTTTAGTTATCAAACTTCAAGACTTGCTGGTCCTTACAGCACATTAGGAATGATATTGGGTATTTTAATAGCAATATTCGGTTTAATTCTAATATTTGATCCTGCTGTTTTTGTTTTCCTTGCTTCATTCTTTGTTTATATTGCAGGTATAATTTTAATAATTATTGGTATAATGGCTGCACTTGAATCAGTATTGCCTGGAAGTAGATATATGGGTGTAAGCTCAATTGTATTAGGGATTATATACTTCATTTGCGGATACTTTATAGGTGATGCTAGAGTTTTAGGATTCTTAATTGGTTTATGGTTATTAATTACTGGAATTATTGGTATTTCACAAAGTAATTAA
- a CDS encoding ArsR/SmtB family transcription factor, which translates to MDNETCNVEGDIEFNDLPSDEELDKKANVFKAISDPTRLKILYLLKDTELCPCQIQDALNKPQPTISHHVSILKNANLIKGRKDGIWIYFTLVNNDIIETLDLIV; encoded by the coding sequence ATGGATAATGAAACATGTAATGTAGAGGGAGATATTGAATTTAATGATTTACCTTCAGATGAAGAATTAGACAAAAAGGCGAATGTATTTAAAGCTATTTCTGATCCAACAAGACTTAAAATATTATATCTACTTAAAGATACTGAGTTATGTCCTTGTCAGATTCAGGATGCTTTAAATAAACCACAACCTACTATATCTCATCACGTGTCTATTTTAAAAAATGCTAATTTAATTAAAGGTCGTAAAGATGGTATTTGGATTTATTTTACCCTTGTAAATAATGACATTATTGAAACTTTAGATTTAATTGTATAG
- a CDS encoding DUF5654 family protein — translation MSVVGKEVIKAVITLLTTAFALVAGLAWNSAIQELINTFLDKGSALTGLFVYAIIVTVIAVVVTLILGRFADKMGIELEE, via the coding sequence GTGTCTGTTGTAGGTAAAGAGGTTATTAAAGCTGTTATTACATTATTAACAACTGCTTTTGCATTAGTTGCAGGTTTAGCTTGGAACAGTGCTATCCAAGAATTGATTAACACATTCCTTGATAAAGGTAGCGCCCTTACAGGACTATTTGTTTATGCTATTATTGTAACTGTGATTGCTGTAGTCGTTACCTTAATTTTAGGTAGATTCGCAGATAAAATGGGAATTGAATTAGAGGAATAA